GCATCCCGACCGTCGCGACCGTGAGCTGGACCGCGGACCAGATCCTGCGCAAACTCCTGCCGCCCGGCTCGGAGCCCGTCTGGCGCGATCCGAGCGGCTGCGTGGCCCTCGCGCAGGTCAGCGTCCACCCGGGCTGGATCGGGCTGCCCCTGACCAAGCTGGAAGCGGCGTCCGGCGCCCGCATCGCCTTCCTGACCCGTCTGGGCGAAGGCTTCCTCCCGACCGCCGAGACGGTCCTGCAGGAGGGCGACCTCGTGCACGTGCTGCTCCGCGACGACTCGGCGGACGCCGCGGAGGCCGTGTTCGGTGCGGCGCCGGAGGTGCACTGATGCGCGTCGCCATCGCCGGGGCCGGCGCCGTCGGCCGCTCCATCGCCCGTGAGCTGCTGGGCAACGGCCACGAGGTCCTGCTCGTCGACAAGAGCCCGTCCGCCATCAAGGTCGAGCGCGTGCCCGACGCCGAGTGGCTGCTGGCCGACGCCTGCGAGATGTCCTCGCTGCAGGAGGCCCAGCTGCAGCGGTGCGACGTCGTCATCTGCGCCACCGGTGACGACAAGGTGAACCTCGTCGTGTCCCTGCTGGCCAAGACCGAGTTCGCGGTGCCCCGCGTCGTGGCCCGCGTGAACCACCCCGGCAACGAGTCGCTGTTCAACGAGTCGTGGGGCGTCGACGTCGCGGTGTCGACGCCGCGTCTGCTCTCGGCGCTGGTCGAGGAGGCCGTGACCGTCGGCGACCTGGTCCGCCTGTTCTCGTTCAAGCAGGGCCAGGCCAACCTCGTCGAGCTGACGCTCCCCGAGGACTCACCGCAGATCGGCAACCGCGTCGGCGACGTGCCGTGGCCGACCGACACCGCGCTGGTCGCGATCATCCGGCAGAACCGCGTCCTCGTCCCCTCCCGGGACGACCCGCTGGAGGCCCTCGACGAGCTGCTGTTCGTCGCCTCCGCGGACCAGGAGCGCCGTCTGCAGAACCTGCTGTCCCCGCACGACGACTGAGTCAGGTGCCGGCCGGCGGATCGACCAGCGGCGGATCGACCAGCGGCGTGCGGCCCTTCGCGAGCAGGCCGGCCATGGCGAGCAGCGCGGCCACCTGCAGCGGCCAGCCCATGACGACCTTCGCCGTGCCCAGCAGGCCCACCTCGCCCGCCTCGTAGAGCGGGTACTGCACGAGGACGCGCAGGATGCACGGCGCGGCCAGCAGCAGCGTCAGACGGCTGCAGAGCTTGACCATCGCCGGGTCGGAGCGCCACCCGGTCGGGTCGCCGGTGACCGCGCCGACCATGAAGCCGATCAGCGGCCAGCGGATCAGCACCGTCAGCAGCAGCACCGCGGCGTAGCCGGTGTTGTAGAGGATCCCCGGCAGGAAGTACGCGAGCGCGCCGTCGTCGCCGTCCCCGCCCCGGTCGGCCCGCAGCGCGAAGGCCGCGCCGATCGCGATGCCGAACGCGGCGTTGAGCACGAACTGGACGGTGCTGCGCTGGATCAGCCGCACGACCAGCGCGGCCGCCGCCAGACCGGCGGCGATCGCCAGCGACAACTTGAGTTCGTCGGTGACGACGTAGGCGAGCGTGAACGCCGCGGTCGGGATCGCGGCCTCGAGCACGCCGCGCGGTCCGCCGAGGGCGGTGGAGAGCTGCTTGCGGACGAGTTCCTCGACGGTCTCGACGTTCGGGGGACGCTCCCCCGTCACCGGCTCATCGGTCACCCGACGCCGGGCCGGAGCTCGTAGCGGGGGTTGTAGACCACGGGACGGCCCTCGACCATCGCGACCCGGCCGGTCACCTTCATGCCGCGGCCGGGTTCGACGCCGGCGATCTGCCGCCGGCCGAGCCACACCAGCGAGACCGTGCCCGACCCGTCGTAGAGCTCCGCCTCCAGGGCGGGGACGCCGGCGCGGGGGCGGAGCGTGACGGTCCGCAGCGTGCCGCACATCGTCATGATCTCCCGCTCGCAGCACTGCTGGATCGGGGTGCCGCCGGCGTCGGCGACGTCCTCCTGCAGTTCACGCGCCTCGACCTCGTGGGTCGGGGCCGTGATCCGCCCGATCATGCGCTTGAGCAGGCCCTTGGCCGGCGCGTCGGTGGTCATCAGCGGACCTCGGTGATCTCCGGCCCGCGCTCGAACGGCTTGAGGTCGTCGGTCCGGCGCGCGCCGTCCTCGTCGCCCTCGTCGTCGTCCTCGTCGAGGAACTGCTCGCCGTGCTCGCCGATCTCGACCTCCTGCGGGAGCTGCAGCGGGATCGGGTCGCGCGGGGCCATGGCGTCCTGACCGCGGACGACGACCACGTCGGCGAGGAGGTCCTCGAGCGGACGCCGCAGCGAGGCGTCGGTGGCGGCCTCCCCGGTGATCACGGCGCGGAGGAACCAGCGCGGCCCGTCGACGCCGAGGAAGCGCGCGGTCTGCAGACCGGTCGAGCCGTCGGGCAGGGCGACGCCGACCTCGGCGACGAGCTCGGTGCCGAACCGGCCCTCCTCCTCGGTGGACCGGCCGCCCGAGGCGATGATCCCCTCGGCGATCTCCCCGCGGACCTCGTCCCAGATGCCCATGGTGCGCGGGGCGGCGAACGGCTGGATCTGCAGCGCGCTGCGCTCGATGATCAGCGTCACCGCGACGACCTGGTCCTCCGCGAGCTCCGCCCGCAGCTCCATGCCGTTGAGGATCGGGATGCGGACCCCGCCGAGGTCGACGCGCTCGATCTTGTCCTCGGGGGCGCTGTCCGCGTCCCACGGACCGCCGTCCCGCTCGCGGATCGTGCCCACCGGCCAGGACGGGCTCTGGTCCGCGTCCGCGGCGGAGGTGTCGCCCAGCGCGGCGAGCACCTCGTCGACCTCACCCGGGTCGGCCTCGAGCTCGGCGTCGGCACCGGCGTCGGCACCAGCGTCGGCACCGGCCTCACTGCCGGCCCCGTCGGACTCGGTGTACGAGTCCAGCTCGGCGCCCGCCTCGGGCTCGCCCTTCTTGCGGCGTCGGAAAGCCACGTTCAGTTCCCCTCGTCGATGGGGCCATTCTCGCGCGCGGTCGACTCGCGCGCGGAAAAGCCGCCGGTGGATCCGTGCCCGCCGGTGCCCCGGGCCGAACCCGGCAGCGACTCCACCTCGTGGAACCGCGCGAGCTCGACCCGCTGGATGACCAACTGGGCGATCCGGTCGCCCCGGCGCAGCACGACCGGCTGCTCGGGGTCGTGATTGACCAGAATGACCTGAATCTCGCCGCGGTACCCCGCGTCGACCGTCCCCGGCGCGTTCACGATGCCGACGCCGAACCGGGCGGCGAGCCCGGACCGCGGGTGCACGAACGCGGCGTACCCGGCCGGCAGCGCGATCGCCAGGCCGGTGGGAACCTTCGCACGCTCGCCGGGGGCGAGCACGACGTCGACGGCCGTGCAGATGTCCGCCCCGGCGTCGCCCGGGTGGGCGTACGAGGGGACGGGCAGCTCGGGGTCGAGGCGCTGGACGAGAACGTCGACCCGCTCGCCCACGGACAGGGCTCCCTGCAGGTCAGCGGTCACGGTGCCCGACACTACCCGCCTCTGGCAGGCTTGCCCGCGCAGCCGGGAGATCGGCCGAGCGAGAGCGGAGTGCGGCGTGGCAGAGAGCAACAACGTGGCCTGGAAGGCGGTCGCCACGGGGGGCGCGGTCGCCGCCACCTTCGTGACCCGGAAGGCGGTGGCCGGGGTCTGGAAGGCCGCCACCGGCGGCGCTCCCCCGGAGCACCCCGAGAACCCCGACACCACCTGGGCGCAGGCCCTGGCCTGGGCGATGCTCACCGGCGCGGTCGCGGGCGCGGTGCGCCTGCTCATCACCCGCAAGGCCGCCTCGTCGTGGCGGGCGGCCACCGGCCAGCTGCCGCCCGGCCTCACCACGAGCTGACGCGGGCCGCCGCGGGTCAGTCCTTCGCCGCCAGCCAGACCAGGGCGTCGGCGACGGCGCGCTCGGAACCGACGGGGCGGTTCACGACCTTCCCGCGCACGGCCATGGTGGTCGAGCCGCCGCCGTCGAGGTTGAGCGCCTGGTGCATGCCGAGCGCCTGGGCCACACGCGCCGCCTCCCACAGCGTCGCCCCGACGCTGCGGGGCTGTCGGCCGTCGATCGTGACGAACATCAGGCGGCCCGCGGCGTCGGTGCCGGCGATCGTGCGCGGGTTGCGCCCGAACAGGCTGCTGTCGCGCCGGTGCAGGATCGCCTGGCCGTCGCGGACCAGGCGGTACCGGCCGGTCACGGCGGAGACGCCGTCGCGCAGCGGCAGCCGCCGGCCGTCCGGGCGGTTGACGACGGTCTGCTCGACGTCGAGACAGCCGGCCCGCGCCACGCGGCGCAGCCGCAGGGCGGTCGCGCCGGTGCCCTGCAGGGACGTCTGTGCGCCCGTGAGCCGGACGCCGCGGTGCCCGAGGATCCGCACGGGACAGCCCGCGCGGTCGAGCACGACCTCGACGCCCGGTCCCGTGGGCGTGCGGCCGGCGAAGTCGCGGGTGAACTCGGCGAGCTGACCCGAGTCCGCACACCGCTGCTTGCGCGCCGCCGCGTGCTTGGCGCAGCCCTTCGGCACGTTCGGCGGGCTGTTCACCCGGTTCAGGGTCAGGACGCCCGCTCCGGCGCGGGAGCGGACCTTGCCGGTCCAGTCGAAGCGGCCGATGCGCAGCGCGTTCTGCTCGGAGTCGAGGGCGAGCGTGACCTCCTGCGAGGTCCCGGTCGGCTTCGAGAGCACCCGGCCGTCCGAGATCGTCAGCCCCTGCGGCAGGCCGCGGTAGCGCTTGTCCGCCTGCAGGGAGAAGAACGAACCGTTGACCCCGACGAGCGCGCTGGCCCGGCGCGCGAGGGCGGTGGTGCGGTCCGGGTCCGCGAGCGTCCTGCCGTAGGTGCGCTGCAGGCGCCCGTCGGCCCGGTCCGGGTCGATGGTCAGAACGTTGACCACCCACGGCCCCGTGGACGTCGAGGCCCAGCGCTTGCGCTTGGCCTTCCCCGTGCCGCGGTGGATGACGGTCAGGGTGACGCCGGGCGCGAGTGTCTTGGTCGTGCGGCGCTCGGCCAGGCCCGCCCGGCCGAGCGGCAGGGCGGGTTCGTGGGAGACCCGCGGCGTCTCCGCCGCCCGGGGCGGCGTGGGCGCCGGGTCGGGCGTGGGCGCCAGATTCCCGATCAGCGAGGACAGCGGGTCCGGCGCCGGGGCCGGCGCCGCGGCGACGGCGTCAGCGGAGTCCGGGAGCCCGGCCGTGGCGACCGCGGTCGCCGTGACGATCCCGGCGAGCGCGTAGGAAGCCGGACGAACTCGGCAGAGGAACGTCATGGCCGCACATCATGATCACCGTTTCTGAGTGCGCTCCCAGGGTGCGCCCCGCAGTGAACCTGACGTGCGCCAGACGTGCGCCCGGCGTGCGTCAGGCGCAGTCGCGGCAGATGAACTGGCCGTTCTTCTCGCTCGCGAGCTGGCTGCGGTGGTGCACCAGGAAGCAGGACGAGCAGGTGAACTCGTCGGCCTGCCGCGGGAGCACGCGGACGCTGAGCTCCTCACCGGAGAGGTCGGCGCCGGGCAGTTCGAGGGACTCGGCGAGGTCGGCCTCGTCGACATCCACCGTGCTGGCGCCCTTGTCCACCCGCCGGGACTTGAGCTCCTCGATGCTGTCCTCGCCGAGCTCGTCGTCCGTCTTGCGGGGGGCGTCGTAATCAGTCGCCATGTAGGTCCGGGTCTCCTCGTGCTGATTGGCGGGACCGCAGTATGCCTGCCCGGGGCGGGAATTGTGCCTTAAGGCAGGGCGGGGGTGGCGACGGGGTCCGTCAAGCCCGTCTCGTGACCCGCTCCGGCGGCGAGCAACAACGCCTCCAGCGGGTCGAATAATTCCGGCGGTGCGGCCAGCAGGAACCGCGAGGAGGGTGCCTCGCCGGCGAGGCCCGCCACGCGGGCGCCGGCCTCCGCCGCGATCAGCCCGCCCGCGGCGAAGTCCCACGGGTTGACGCCCCGCTCGAAGTAGGCGTCCACCCGCCCGGCGGCGAGCGCGCACAGGTCGACGGCGCACGCGCCGTGGCGGCGGATGTCCCGGACGGCGGGCAGCACGTGCCGCAGGACCTCCGCCTGGTGCGCCCGACGCCGCGGGTCGTAGCCGAATCCGGTGGCCACGAGCGCGCGGTCCAGCGGCGGGGCCGGGTTCACGCGCAGCGGCCGGCCGTTGCAGGTCGCGCCCTGACCCCGGACGGCGGCGAACGTCTCCCCCGCCGCCGGGACGTGCACGACCCCGACCACCGACTCCCCCGCGACCTCGGCGGCGAGGCTGACCGCCCAGCCACCCAGGTCGTAGAGGTAGTTGACGGTCCCGTCGAGCGGGTCGACCACCCAGCGCACCCCGGAGGTCCCGGGGTGGTCCGTGCCCTCCTCACCGAGCATCCCGTCGGCCGGCCGCAGCCGGGCCAGGGTCTCGGTGATCAGCGCCTCCGCGGCGTGGTCCATCTCGGTGACCACGTCGGTCGGCGTCGACTTCGACGTCACCCGCAGCGGCCCGCTCGGACGCCCGGAGGCGAGCAGGGTGCCCGCCTCCCGGGCCACCAGTAGGGCGACCTCGAGCAGTTCCTGTGTGGGGAGCTCCGTGGGCGATGCCGGCACGCTCAGTCCCGCCCCGCGACCGCGGGCCGGGGTCCCTTCGGGTTCGGGCAGCACCCCGGCGGGCACAGGTCGTAGGACGCGCCGAGCTCGCCGAGCGCCGGCCGCTGGTCCGGCATGACGCTGTTGGCGCGTTCGAGCACGAGCTCACGGATCGCGGCGACGAACTCCGGCGCCGCCCCGACCGTCCCGGCGCGGGCGAACGCCACCCCGAGCTTGTCGGCCTGCTCCTTGAGCTCGACGTCGAGGTCGTACACGACCTCCATGTGGTCGGAGATGAACCCGATCGGGACGACGACCACCGCGGTGGTGCCGACCTGGGACAGGGCGGTGAGGCGGTCGCCGATGTCCGGCTCCAGCCACGGGACCTGCGGCGGGCCGGAGCGCGACTGGAAGACGAGCTCGTAGGGCCGCTCGATCCCGGTCGCCTCCTGCACGCCCGCGGCGACCACGGCCGCGACGTCCTCGTGCTGCCGCACGTAGAGCCCGCCCTCGGGGCCCGCGCTGTACGCCATCGCCATCGGGATCGAGTGCGTGGTGAACAGGATCGTCGCGGACTCGCGCTGGTCGGCCGGCAGCTGCTCGAGCGCAGCGACGGTGTTGGCGACCATCGGCTTCACGAAGCCCGGGTGGTTGAAGTAGTGCCGGATGCGCGCGAAGTTCGGCGCCTTCGGGATGCCGGCCTTCGCCGCGAAGATGTCCTCGCGGTACTGCCGGCAGCCCGGGTACGAGGCGTACGCCGAGGTCAGCAGGACCAGCGCCCGGCGGCGGCCGTCGTCGGCCATCTGGGCGATCGCGTCGCGCAGCGACGGGTTCCAGTTGCGGTTGCCCCAGTAGATGGGCAGGTCGATCCCGTTGACCGCGAAGTCGGCCTCGAGGGCACCCAGCAGCTCGCGGCAGTGCCCGTTGATCGGGCTGACCCCGCCGAAGCGGTGGTAGTGCTCCGCGACCTCGGCGAGGCGCTCGGGCGGGACGTCCTTGCCGCGCGTCACGTTCTGCAGGAAGGGCATGACGTCGTCGGGGCCCTCGGGTCCCCCGAACGACACCAGCAGGAAGGCATCAAAAGGACCGGCGCTCATGTCGGTCATCCTGTCAAAGTGCTGACCCCCTACCGCGACGTGCTCACGCAACCCGGGGCACTGCGGTTCAGCCTGGCCGGCTTCCTCGCCCGCCTGCCGATCTCGATGCTCACCCTGGGGGTCGTTCTGCTGGTCTCCGGGACCGGCCGCTCCTACGCGCTGGCCGGCGCCGCGGCCGGCGCGGTGAACCTGGGTTTCGTCGTCGCGGGGCCCCGCCTGGCCCGCCTGGTCGACGGGTACGGACAGGCCGCGGTGCTGCGTCCGGCGGCGGCCGCGCAGGCCGTCGCGCTCGGCGCGTTGATCCTCGCCGGGACCAACGAGGCGCCGGGAGCCGTGCTGGTCGCGCTGTCCCTGCTCACCGGGATGACGATGCCGAGCATCGGCGGTCTGGTCCGGGCGCGGTGGACGACACTGCTCGGCGGGTCCGACCCGGCGCAGGCTCCGACCGGCGCGGCCCGGCTCCACACCGCTTTCTCCTTCGAGTCGGTCGTCGACGAGGTGATCTTCGTCGTCGGCCCGATCGCGGCGACGCGGGCGCCCGCGGGGCCGCCGGCGGCCTCCTGGCGCTCTACGCGCTGGGCAGCCTGGTGGCCGGGGTCGTGTTCGGCGCCGCCCGCCGGCACGCGCCGCCGTGGCAGGGGTTCCTGGCCGGAGCGGTCGGCATCGGCGCCTCGGCGCTCGCGATGCCGTTCGTGCCGTCCCTGGGCGTCCTGGCCGGGCTGATCGTCCTGGCCGGGGTCCCCATCTCTCCGACGCTGATCAGCGGCATGGGGCTGGTCCGGTCCCTCGCCCCGCCCGCGCGGCTGACCGAGGGCTTCGCCTGGGCGACGACCGGGCTGTCCGTCGGCCTGATGACGGGATCCGCCGCGGCGGGCTGGCTGGCCGAGCACGTCGGGCCGGCGGACGCGTTCTGGGCCGCCACGGTGGCGGCCCTGAGCGCCGCCACCCTGGCCGCCGCGGGGGCGCCACGGCTGCGTCGGGGGCCCGGCGTTCACCCGATCGGAGTAGTTCCCGGCACAGTGCCCTGACTCACGGGCGCGCCTCCACGGCTTTGGCCGCTCGAACGGACAAACTCGTAACCGACCTCAGGTGCCGTCGGCAGCAGGAGGACTTCGGTCATGCAGGATCTCCGTCTCGTCGCGGCGAATGAACGCGGCACCCATCTGGTGCTCCGTTCGCCGGACGGCGAGAAGTTCGTAGTGCCCATCGACGAGCGCCTGCGCGCCGCGATTCGCGGTGACAAGACCCTCCTGTCACAGCTCGACGCCGGCGTCGGCCAGCTGCGACCGCGCGAGATCCAGGCACGTATCCGGGCCGGCGAGTCGGCGGAGCAGGTCGCGGCCGCGGCCGGCGTCCACGTCGACCGCGTGCGCCGGTTCGAGGGACCCGTCCTCGCCGAGCGCGAGCACATGGCACAGATGTCGCAGCGCGCCTCGGTGCGCCGCCCCGGCCAGGCCGAGCTGCGCCCGAACACCCTCGCCGAGTCGGTGCCGACCCAGCTGCAGCTCATCGGCCTCGCGCCGACCGACCTGAACTGGGACTCGTGGCGTCGCGACGACGGCCGCTGGTTGGTGCAGGTCAGCTACGACCACGACGCGCTGACGCAGCAGGCGACGTTCCTGTTCGACCCGCGCGCCCGCACGGTCGTCGCGGAGAACGACCAGGCCCGCTTCCTCACCGGCGAGCTCGAGGAGCACCCCGCTCGCGAGCCGTTCCGGCCCCGGATCGCGGCGCCGGTCCCGCTGCGCAGCGCCGAACCCGTCGCCGAGGTCGAGGACGACGAGGACGTCGAACTCGAGGCCGAGGAGAAGGTCGCCCCGACGGCGATGCGTCGCCCGGACCCGACGCTGAACCGCCGTCCGCCGGACGTCGTAGCGCGCCGCCCCGAGCCGACCCCCGCTCCGCCCCCGGCCCCGCGCCCGGCGACGGTGGTCACTCCCCCGCCGCCCGCTCCGCCCGTGGTCCCGCCGCTCCCGGCGGCCGCTCCGGTCGCCCCGGCGGCCAAGGCCGCTCCGGAGCCGACCCCGGAACCCGCGCCGGCTCCGGCCCCCGCGGTCGAGGCGGCCCCGCGTCGGTCGATCATCGACACCCCGACGCTGCCGATGGACCCGCCGCCGACCCCGGCCGAGGCGATGCCCGTCCGGCGCACCGGGACCCACGACGCGTCCGCGGACGAGGCCCCCGCCCCGACCCCGACCCGCTCCGGCGGCCGTCGCCGCGCCCGGGTCCCGAGCTGGGACGACATCCTGATCGGCACCCGCCCCAAGGAGTAGTCCTCCTCAGATCGTCGAGTCCCCAGATCCACGAGTCGCCAGATCGTCGAGAGGGCCCCGCACCGTCCGGTGCGGGCCCCTCTCGCTCGTTCCTCCTGCGGGATGACGTCCCGCACGGTGCCCCTGTCAGCCCGCCCCCGGGCCGACACCCCACCCCTGCGGGATGACGTCCCGCACGGTGCCGGTGTCAGCCCGCCCCCGGGCTGACAGGGGGCGCTGCGGGACGTCATCCCGCAGAGCAGAGGGGACGGGGCGGGGAGGACCGGGAGACGGCCTCGGCCCGACCCCCGCGAACGGGGATCGGGCCGAGGTGAGCGGCGCAGTTGCTGACGGTCCGTCAGCCAGACGTCACGAGGTGGACGTGGGCGTCGCTGCCGGGGTCTCCTCCGGGGAGGAGGACGGCGGCGTGCTCGCGGTCGCGCTGGGCGACGGGGACGAGCTGGAGCCGCTGCCCTCACCCGCGGGCTCGTACGGGTTCGCCTTGTCGGCCCACTTCGAGCCGACCTTCTTCGTCGACGTCGACGGGAACGAGATCTTGGTCGGGTCACCGTCGGAGGTGTACGCGGCCCACTTGCCCTGGTCGAACAGGTCGAGCCAGTAGGTCGAGTCGGTCTCGACCGGCTTGTTCTTCGGGCCGGAGCGGATGCGCGCGATCTTGTACGGGTCGAAGTCCGCGTCGAAGACCGACTTGGCCGGGTTCGACCCGACCAGCAGGGCCGCGTCGAGGGTGTAGGACTTGCCCTCGAACTCACCCGAGCGGAGCAGCTGCGGGTTGCTCGGCGAGATGCCGAACGGCAGCGCGATGGTGTTCACCTTCGCGTCAGGCGCCTGCGCCTTGATGGCCGCGATGTTGTTCGCGATCTCCTTCTGCACCGTGGTGTCGGAGCTCTGCTTGAGGTTCGCGTGCGTCACCGTGTGGACGCCGACCTCGTAGCCGTGCTCGACCAGCCAGGGCAGCGCCTTCGGGTCGTTGAACGAGGTGTCGTTCACGTAGAAAGAACCCATCGCGCGGAAATCGGGATTTTCCTTCGCGAATGCCTCCAGAACGCCGACCGCGGAATCCGGGGTCGGATTGCCGTCGGCATCGATCTGAATCTGGCTCGCGGACGAGTCGTCGAAGGTGAGCACCACCGGGTGCTTGCCGGCCGGGACGTCGATCTCCCCGGCCACCATCTGCGCGACGGTGATCGGGACGAATCCGGCCTTGTGCATACGCGCGAGCTCGGCCTTGAACTCGGCCGGCGTCTGGTCGTAAACGCAGGCGCTGCAGACCTCCGCCTTGACCTGGTGGTACATCATCACCGGGATCGCGGCGAGCTCGTTGGCCTTGACCGAGGCCGGGTCGACGGCCGACGGCTCCGGGGTCGCGTCGGGCGTCGGCGTGGTGGTCTCACCCGCCGTCGGGGCCGGGCTCTCGGCGACGTTCGGATCGTCGTCGTCGCTGCTGCAACCGGAAAGCAACAATCCGGCAACGAGAGCCGCCGCCACTACATCGCGTGGGCGCATTTTCCCCCCAAAGTCGTTTGGTACTGCCACTCTTGGTCTGCGTGATCTTGCGACCAGGATCAGTTCGCTGATCATTAACGGTGATCATGGCGTACCCGTGCGGGCGAGGGTGGGGAAATCAGCGCGCCGCTTCGGCTTCAACTCGGTAAAGGTGGATGGGGATATGACGGGCTCTGATGGCATGCCGCCCGCCCCGTGGGGGGCATCCGGCGACGGCGGAGAGGGCACGCCGGCTGTGCCGCCGCCGGTGGTTCCGGCGGCTGTGCCGGCTGCAGGGCCGGTCGTGGCGAAGAAGCGCAAGACCGGACGCAACGTCGCCATCGTCGGTGGTGTCGCCGCCCTGCTGCTCGTCGTCGGGGCCGCTGCCTCGCCGCTCGGTGCGGGCTCCAAGGTCGAGCTGGTCGCCAGCCAGACCGGGATGCTGAACGCTGACGCCGCGAAGAACCTCGTCTTCACCATCAACGGCGCGAAGATGTCCGACGTCACCCTGAAGCTGGACGGCCAGGAGGTCCAGGGCACGCAGGAGGGCGACAACATCGTCTACCGCGCCCCGTCCGACCTCGCCGACGGCAAGCACACCTTCTCCGCCTCCAAGGACGGCCGCCTCCCCGGCCGGACCGCCACCTCCACGCAGTCCTTCGAGATCGACACCGTCGCGCCGGTCGTGACGTTCGAGATCCCGGACGAGCCGGTGAAGATGGA
This genomic interval from Sporichthya brevicatena contains the following:
- a CDS encoding TrkA family potassium uptake protein, with product MRVAIAGAGAVGRSIARELLGNGHEVLLVDKSPSAIKVERVPDAEWLLADACEMSSLQEAQLQRCDVVICATGDDKVNLVVSLLAKTEFAVPRVVARVNHPGNESLFNESWGVDVAVSTPRLLSALVEEAVTVGDLVRLFSFKQGQANLVELTLPEDSPQIGNRVGDVPWPTDTALVAIIRQNRVLVPSRDDPLEALDELLFVASADQERRLQNLLSPHDD
- a CDS encoding DUF3159 domain-containing protein — its product is MTGERPPNVETVEELVRKQLSTALGGPRGVLEAAIPTAAFTLAYVVTDELKLSLAIAAGLAAAALVVRLIQRSTVQFVLNAAFGIAIGAAFALRADRGGDGDDGALAYFLPGILYNTGYAAVLLLTVLIRWPLIGFMVGAVTGDPTGWRSDPAMVKLCSRLTLLLAAPCILRVLVQYPLYEAGEVGLLGTAKVVMGWPLQVAALLAMAGLLAKGRTPLVDPPLVDPPAGT
- a CDS encoding OB-fold nucleic acid binding domain-containing protein; the protein is MTTDAPAKGLLKRMIGRITAPTHEVEARELQEDVADAGGTPIQQCCEREIMTMCGTLRTVTLRPRAGVPALEAELYDGSGTVSLVWLGRRQIAGVEPGRGMKVTGRVAMVEGRPVVYNPRYELRPGVG
- a CDS encoding DUF3710 domain-containing protein, with amino-acid sequence MAFRRRKKGEPEAGAELDSYTESDGAGSEAGADAGADAGADAELEADPGEVDEVLAALGDTSAADADQSPSWPVGTIRERDGGPWDADSAPEDKIERVDLGGVRIPILNGMELRAELAEDQVVAVTLIIERSALQIQPFAAPRTMGIWDEVRGEIAEGIIASGGRSTEEEGRFGTELVAEVGVALPDGSTGLQTARFLGVDGPRWFLRAVITGEAATDASLRRPLEDLLADVVVVRGQDAMAPRDPIPLQLPQEVEIGEHGEQFLDEDDDEGDEDGARRTDDLKPFERGPEITEVR
- the dut gene encoding dUTP diphosphatase gives rise to the protein MTADLQGALSVGERVDVLVQRLDPELPVPSYAHPGDAGADICTAVDVVLAPGERAKVPTGLAIALPAGYAAFVHPRSGLAARFGVGIVNAPGTVDAGYRGEIQVILVNHDPEQPVVLRRGDRIAQLVIQRVELARFHEVESLPGSARGTGGHGSTGGFSARESTARENGPIDEGN
- a CDS encoding DUF4235 domain-containing protein, which encodes MAESNNVAWKAVATGGAVAATFVTRKAVAGVWKAATGGAPPEHPENPDTTWAQALAWAMLTGAVAGAVRLLITRKAASSWRAATGQLPPGLTTS
- a CDS encoding phosphodiester glycosidase family protein, which encodes MTFLCRVRPASYALAGIVTATAVATAGLPDSADAVAAAPAPAPDPLSSLIGNLAPTPDPAPTPPRAAETPRVSHEPALPLGRAGLAERRTTKTLAPGVTLTVIHRGTGKAKRKRWASTSTGPWVVNVLTIDPDRADGRLQRTYGRTLADPDRTTALARRASALVGVNGSFFSLQADKRYRGLPQGLTISDGRVLSKPTGTSQEVTLALDSEQNALRIGRFDWTGKVRSRAGAGVLTLNRVNSPPNVPKGCAKHAAARKQRCADSGQLAEFTRDFAGRTPTGPGVEVVLDRAGCPVRILGHRGVRLTGAQTSLQGTGATALRLRRVARAGCLDVEQTVVNRPDGRRLPLRDGVSAVTGRYRLVRDGQAILHRRDSSLFGRNPRTIAGTDAAGRLMFVTIDGRQPRSVGATLWEAARVAQALGMHQALNLDGGGSTTMAVRGKVVNRPVGSERAVADALVWLAAKD
- a CDS encoding DUF4193 domain-containing protein; this translates as MATDYDAPRKTDDELGEDSIEELKSRRVDKGASTVDVDEADLAESLELPGADLSGEELSVRVLPRQADEFTCSSCFLVHHRSQLASEKNGQFICRDCA
- a CDS encoding inositol monophosphatase family protein; this translates as MSVPASPTELPTQELLEVALLVAREAGTLLASGRPSGPLRVTSKSTPTDVVTEMDHAAEALITETLARLRPADGMLGEEGTDHPGTSGVRWVVDPLDGTVNYLYDLGGWAVSLAAEVAGESVVGVVHVPAAGETFAAVRGQGATCNGRPLRVNPAPPLDRALVATGFGYDPRRRAHQAEVLRHVLPAVRDIRRHGACAVDLCALAAGRVDAYFERGVNPWDFAAGGLIAAEAGARVAGLAGEAPSSRFLLAAPPELFDPLEALLLAAGAGHETGLTDPVATPALP
- a CDS encoding ferrochelatase, with translation MSAGPFDAFLLVSFGGPEGPDDVMPFLQNVTRGKDVPPERLAEVAEHYHRFGGVSPINGHCRELLGALEADFAVNGIDLPIYWGNRNWNPSLRDAIAQMADDGRRRALVLLTSAYASYPGCRQYREDIFAAKAGIPKAPNFARIRHYFNHPGFVKPMVANTVAALEQLPADQRESATILFTTHSIPMAMAYSAGPEGGLYVRQHEDVAAVVAAGVQEATGIERPYELVFQSRSGPPQVPWLEPDIGDRLTALSQVGTTAVVVVPIGFISDHMEVVYDLDVELKEQADKLGVAFARAGTVGAAPEFVAAIRELVLERANSVMPDQRPALGELGASYDLCPPGCCPNPKGPRPAVAGRD
- a CDS encoding MFS transporter, translating into MFGAARRHAPPWQGFLAGAVGIGASALAMPFVPSLGVLAGLIVLAGVPISPTLISGMGLVRSLAPPARLTEGFAWATTGLSVGLMTGSAAAGWLAEHVGPADAFWAATVAALSAATLAAAGAPRLRRGPGVHPIGVVPGTVP
- the sepH gene encoding septation protein SepH, with translation MQDLRLVAANERGTHLVLRSPDGEKFVVPIDERLRAAIRGDKTLLSQLDAGVGQLRPREIQARIRAGESAEQVAAAAGVHVDRVRRFEGPVLAEREHMAQMSQRASVRRPGQAELRPNTLAESVPTQLQLIGLAPTDLNWDSWRRDDGRWLVQVSYDHDALTQQATFLFDPRARTVVAENDQARFLTGELEEHPAREPFRPRIAAPVPLRSAEPVAEVEDDEDVELEAEEKVAPTAMRRPDPTLNRRPPDVVARRPEPTPAPPPAPRPATVVTPPPPAPPVVPPLPAAAPVAPAAKAAPEPTPEPAPAPAPAVEAAPRRSIIDTPTLPMDPPPTPAEAMPVRRTGTHDASADEAPAPTPTRSGGRRRARVPSWDDILIGTRPKE